TAAACGCCGTCGGTCTCGTTGATCACCTTCATAATATCTTCTGGTTGATGAACATGGGCTCCAATATAAAGAAGACAGTTATCATCAGTTAATTCTTTAAATAGTTCAGCAAAACTTTTTTCATACCCCTGAGGTTTAGAATCTAGATCGTAATTCAATCCACCAGAAAGCGATACATTTAAATAATCTATCCCAATCTCAATTGCATGTCTCGTTTGTTCGAGCATATCCCCCACTAGATAACCTATGTTCTCTCCATGAATCTCTTCCGGACTAATACGCCAGCCTAAAATAAAATTCTCATCACTGAAATAAGAAATCTCATCTTTTACTGCTCTCAATACTGTTAGAGGAAGTCGCATTCTTTTTGTTAAGCTTCCTCCCCATTCGTCCTCCCTATGATTTGAATATTCTGAAAAGAATTGCTGTAATAAATCATGATTACAATTATGGATCTCAACACCGTCAAATCCAGCTTTAATCGCCCTTCTTGTAGCAAGTTTGAAATCTTCCATCAAATTCTCTATATCCTTCAATGACATTTCTTGAACCTCATAATCTAACCAAGGAAATACCATTTTTGATGGACCATAGATCATCTTCCCATTTTTTGCAGAAATTCCAGATTCCCGTCCCGCATGAGACAGTTGTAGAATTGCCTTGGCTCCCGAAGATTTTATCGCTTTTGCAAGCTTACTTAGTCCGTCAATATCACTATCTTGTGAAGCACTTAATTGTCCCTCTACTTGAATCCCGTGATCATTAACATATGCATAACCAGTAACGGCGATTCCAACATTGGTAGCTCTTGATTTCATATATGACAATTGTTGTGCAGTTACTTTTCCTTGATTTGCTGAATCATCACACATTGGTGCCATCATTAAACGATTTGAAAGCTTAACACCATTTGGTAAAGTTAAAGAATCAAAAATTTTATCAAAAGACATACTGTTCACTCCAATTATTCAACTTTTTATTATTTTCAATCTACTAAAAATACTTTATGAATTCTAAGAAAGAACAGAATTCATAAAGTATTAATCATGATTACTAAAGGGCGTTATAAACTTCGTCTCTTACAGGTTCTAGCCATTCAGCTGTACCCGCTGTAATCGCAATATGCGAGAACCAGCTCTCTTTAGTTGCTCCATGCCAGTGCTTCACTCCCTCGTGAGTAACAATAACATCCCCTGGAGTCAATTTCTGTGGAGATTGGCCTTCTTCCTGATACCAACCTTCACCGCCTGTAACTAAGAGAATTTGATAACCATTCAAATGTTTATGCCAATTGTTTCGACATCCAGGTTCAAAAGAAACATTTGCCACACCTACATTAATTTCAGGGTCATTTACTAATCCAGCTACAAAACTTTTCCCTATAAAATATTTTGCATACGCTTCATTTTCATCTCCAAGAGGAAAAATAATTCCCTCTTTTACGTTAGTATTTAGTTCCATGTCAAAGTCTCCTTCTATTTAACTTCGTCCACCCAATCTATAACTTCTTGTCTAGAGTCCGCAACATTATTTCGTGAAATACTTAAGGCGTTCGAGACCACTTCAGAATTCGATAACTCATCTTCTAGAATACCAACTGTTCCAGCTAGTCCACTTCCTCCATGGGTACTAAATGGTACAATGCGTTTCCCTGAAAAATCATAACTTTCTAAAAATGTATAGAAAGCCATTGGAAAATCAGCGTTCCAGATTGGGTATCCAAGGTAAATTGTGTCATACTGATCCAAATTGGTGATTTTAGAGGCTAAACTTGGCCGATCATTATTGCTTTTCTCTTCTGCAGCAACATCCAATAAATCATCAATGTCTGTAGGATAAGATTTGTCCGCTTGAATTCGAAAAGTATCAGCCTTTAACTCTTCTGAAATCCAGTTTGCCGTTTGCTGTGTTAATCCTAGATATTCTCCATTTGCTTCCATAACGCTTGCACCAGTAGTAACATCTAAATCATCTCCGACCGGAAGAGAAAAATACGCAACTAATGCTTTTCCATCCCCTTCTGGATTTTTAACCTCAGAAGTAGTAGTTATCGAACTCTCTATGGCATCATTTGAAGAATTTTCCTCAATTGCTCGTTCATTATCACTACTGCATGCGCCTAAAATTAACAGGGTTGGTAAAAAAAGAGTTATTAAAGTTTTTTTCATGAAAGCCTCCAATATTCATTTTTTTAGTTTATTAATAAAAACTAGGTTTAGCCCATTCTGTATCTGGTTCTCCAACACCTAGACTTTCCCGATGATAGTCTAGTTTGCCTGTTAACAGATCGGTGACAACTTGAGATACAGCTTCCCGTGTCACTTGAGCTTCGGTAAAAGGTTCTCCTTTTTTTGTCAAATGTACATTCGTATTTCCTGGTTCATTGTATAACCATGTAATTCGTAAAATAATATAATCCAAACTACTATTTTCAATAGCATCTGCCGCTTTACGATATTCTGAATTCCACATAATTCCGGTATTAGCTCGATACCATTGTTGAAATTTCCCTTCAATTTCCTCATAAATATCAGGAACACTTGCCGCAATAAATCTCTTGATTTTTGCGTCTTCAAATACTTTAATCAACGGTTTTACTAGGCTATCTCCACCTACGTAACTTAAATACACAGCATCCACATCAACCAAGTTTTCACGAATTTTATCAAGTTCTTCAAATGTTCCATCGACTAACTCAACTCTACTGTTGTCTTCAAAACTCAAACGTTTAGAAACATTTCGCCCATACAAAACTAGATCAAAATCAGTCTGAGTCAATAAATCATTTGTGACCATTTTACCGATTTGTCCCGCTGCCCCTAGTATCATTACTTTCATTACTAAATCCTCCATTACAGAAATTTTTGTTTTTGCGTACTATTTTGATTGCTACTTTTTAAATGAATTTCCTCATTGTCATTTACAAAATGATTTTTAAAAAATATATGAAGGGACTCATTAGTCAGACATTTTATTGTGAGTTACTTTTTCGTAATAACTATCAAATAAATCTTTCCCATGTTTTCTTTCTAACTGTTCTTGATAAATAGCTATCTTCTTATCTAGCAACTGTAAATTATTCTCATACATTTTGTACTGTTCAAAGACCTTTTTCCTATGTTCTACAAGAATTGTCATTAATT
The genomic region above belongs to Enterococcus saigonensis and contains:
- a CDS encoding cupin domain-containing protein translates to MELNTNVKEGIIFPLGDENEAYAKYFIGKSFVAGLVNDPEINVGVANVSFEPGCRNNWHKHLNGYQILLVTGGEGWYQEEGQSPQKLTPGDVIVTHEGVKHWHGATKESWFSHIAITAGTAEWLEPVRDEVYNAL
- a CDS encoding flavodoxin, whose product is MKKTLITLFLPTLLILGACSSDNERAIEENSSNDAIESSITTTSEVKNPEGDGKALVAYFSLPVGDDLDVTTGASVMEANGEYLGLTQQTANWISEELKADTFRIQADKSYPTDIDDLLDVAAEEKSNNDRPSLASKITNLDQYDTIYLGYPIWNADFPMAFYTFLESYDFSGKRIVPFSTHGGSGLAGTVGILEDELSNSEVVSNALSISRNNVADSRQEVIDWVDEVK
- a CDS encoding NAD(P)H-binding protein is translated as MKVMILGAAGQIGKMVTNDLLTQTDFDLVLYGRNVSKRLSFEDNSRVELVDGTFEELDKIRENLVDVDAVYLSYVGGDSLVKPLIKVFEDAKIKRFIAASVPDIYEEIEGKFQQWYRANTGIMWNSEYRKAADAIENSSLDYIILRITWLYNEPGNTNVHLTKKGEPFTEAQVTREAVSQVVTDLLTGKLDYHRESLGVGEPDTEWAKPSFY
- a CDS encoding oxidoreductase produces the protein MSFDKIFDSLTLPNGVKLSNRLMMAPMCDDSANQGKVTAQQLSYMKSRATNVGIAVTGYAYVNDHGIQVEGQLSASQDSDIDGLSKLAKAIKSSGAKAILQLSHAGRESGISAKNGKMIYGPSKMVFPWLDYEVQEMSLKDIENLMEDFKLATRRAIKAGFDGVEIHNCNHDLLQQFFSEYSNHREDEWGGSLTKRMRLPLTVLRAVKDEISYFSDENFILGWRISPEEIHGENIGYLVGDMLEQTRHAIEIGIDYLNVSLSGGLNYDLDSKPQGYEKSFAELFKELTDDNCLLYIGAHVHQPEDIMKVINETDGVYIGRALLLDANFTKKIREDRTDEIIASISREQLTQLGLPDRLVKNYLQPDQYQKGIPLPGL